The following proteins are co-located in the Nonlabens ponticola genome:
- a CDS encoding OmpP1/FadL family transporter gives MKKILILSALLGGALFSNAQTLNDGLLYGTQDDLFGTARYRGLSGAFGALGGDLTAVGENPAGSVIFNNHFASFSLGYNDQNNDTAYLGQLNNSSEGDLDLNQAGVVFVFKSTDDATLNKFSLGLNYNITRSYDDNVFFSGVNSNSIGDFFVNSANGFELDNFETRDGESIDDLYLFLGENVSFGAQQGFLGFQSFIIDPDDNEADNTEYSSNTGSGSFNQALNILSSGSQGKISVNGAIQLDEKWSLGLNLNSHYINYSRFTNFTEFNNNDDASVTDVEYNNLLTTDGAGFSFQLGFIGEVTESLRIGATYESPTWYNIEESLSQEIFTRSVDEDGAEFFDEVRPNVVNLYAPFDLRTPGQITGSLAYIFGQQGLISVDYSSRDYSSLEFSPESDPLFAGNNAQAEDLLTRANTLRIGGEYRIDRLTLRGGYRTVGSPYENEDIMSDLTGYSLGLGYNLGKTTIDLSYDYSERDYSQAVFNNGIFTTNGQVFNENSNVVLTVGFNF, from the coding sequence ATGAAAAAGATATTAATTTTAAGCGCTCTTTTAGGAGGTGCGCTTTTTTCTAACGCGCAAACTTTAAACGATGGTTTGCTTTATGGTACTCAGGATGATTTGTTCGGTACTGCTCGCTATAGAGGACTTAGCGGTGCCTTTGGTGCTTTGGGTGGTGATTTAACTGCCGTAGGAGAAAATCCAGCAGGGTCTGTCATATTCAACAATCACTTTGCTAGTTTTTCACTAGGCTATAATGATCAAAATAATGATACAGCATACTTAGGTCAACTCAATAATTCTAGTGAAGGCGACTTAGACCTCAATCAAGCTGGCGTCGTATTTGTATTCAAAAGCACAGATGATGCTACCTTAAACAAATTCTCGCTAGGTCTTAACTATAATATCACAAGATCGTATGACGATAATGTATTTTTTAGTGGTGTCAACAGCAATAGTATAGGTGACTTTTTTGTCAATAGCGCCAATGGATTTGAATTAGATAATTTTGAGACACGCGATGGTGAGAGTATAGATGATTTATATCTTTTCTTGGGTGAGAATGTTAGTTTTGGAGCACAACAAGGATTTCTTGGATTTCAATCGTTTATAATCGATCCTGACGATAATGAAGCTGATAATACAGAATATTCGTCTAATACTGGAAGTGGTTCTTTTAATCAGGCGTTGAACATATTGAGCTCAGGCAGTCAAGGTAAAATAAGTGTAAACGGTGCTATTCAATTGGATGAGAAATGGAGTCTAGGACTTAACCTCAACTCTCACTACATTAATTACAGCAGATTTACCAACTTTACTGAATTTAACAATAACGACGATGCATCAGTTACAGATGTTGAGTACAACAATCTTCTTACAACAGACGGTGCTGGATTCTCGTTCCAATTAGGATTTATAGGTGAGGTAACTGAATCCTTGCGCATTGGTGCAACTTATGAATCACCTACTTGGTACAATATTGAAGAATCCTTATCTCAAGAAATATTTACTAGAAGTGTCGATGAAGATGGCGCTGAATTTTTTGATGAAGTAAGACCTAATGTTGTCAATTTGTATGCTCCGTTCGACTTGCGTACACCAGGACAAATCACGGGTAGCCTTGCTTATATTTTTGGACAGCAAGGATTGATTAGTGTAGATTATAGTAGTAGAGATTACAGTTCCCTAGAATTCAGTCCTGAAAGTGATCCATTATTTGCTGGAAATAATGCACAGGCAGAAGACCTGCTTACGCGTGCAAATACCTTGAGAATAGGCGGAGAATATCGCATTGATAGGCTCACCTTGCGCGGCGGTTATAGAACTGTAGGCTCACCATATGAGAATGAGGATATCATGAGCGATCTTACAGGCTACAGCTTAGGTCTGGGCTACAATTTAGGTAAAACTACGATCGATCTATCCTATGATTATTCTGAGCGTGATTACTCTCAAGCCGTTTTCAATAATGGGATTTTCACCACAAATGGTCAGGTATTTAACGAGAATAGTAATGTGGTACTAACGGTAGGTTTTAATTTCTAG
- a CDS encoding T9SS type B sorting domain-containing protein — translation MPTSNNDGNGFLFVGCNDAVFTDSGGSTGDYDFLEDGLAVFTPAVETDRMILEFTQVDILANDVLTIYDGDSTNDPILATITNTTNAPTAPFQASDRNSNPSGSLTVRFRSNSTGESSGWVANRTCFDPCQDIQPVITTVPAIDSDGVLRICQGDQVEFTGDATFSNDGTGATYEWNLDNGRGFNTGQVQNETYTEVGIYRTQLRITDTEGCQDRDIIDLVVQVSNDPDFAGTRAVDDEICLGDSTTLTGVVNPVEFRIDPAPPVTGQTFLPDGNGVSYETCIDVEIFSPGQRLTDPSDLDEVFINIEHSFIGDLSILLRAPNGSTVTLLPVPNGGGATYLGQPIDDDETNEPGNGFEYRITERAGAAQTLRAAAANFPSFRSLPSGDYRPEEPFSTIQGTNLNGEWCLIVTDNEDQDNGYIFEWGLTFNESIIPDDLNFTPTTVREEWQTDATIEAVNGNEITVRPDVVGAKCYTYEYEDNFGCVYTQEVCIEVNDLPQASDVPVFLPVCNVPDEQNRVDLTRADDIILDGQANNISVNYFRSQSDADNDVNVINDPEDYAVNTNNEIIFARITDASTGCYSTINFELTYVDPPVASTPDEVIVCDDGTGNGFYELSNSDAQISNGQTNTSVRYYETEEDANQDLNPLSNDFSLNQDLILYARLQNSSDCFDIIPLSLDFTPAANSQLAETAVLCRDNDGVLISGPALLDTQLSNVTYNFEWRVDGVVLVGEDNSSLSVESPGRYAVQITDIATGCQTFDQSVVRQAGPPETFTVDLRSQPFDMNQTIVVEATGPDEYRFQLDDGLFQNSGTFNDVRPGLHTITIAEVNGCGSVSTQVFVYGYPDFFTPNADNFNDTWNVVGGDLLQGSQIFIFDRYGKFLKELSPTGPGWDGTFNGEPLPSSDYWFKIKYLIDGRAGEAGGHFALKR, via the coding sequence ATGCCGACCTCAAATAACGATGGCAATGGTTTCCTGTTTGTAGGTTGCAATGATGCTGTTTTTACAGATTCTGGTGGTTCTACCGGTGATTATGATTTTCTAGAAGATGGATTGGCGGTTTTTACACCTGCGGTAGAGACAGACCGTATGATCCTAGAATTTACCCAGGTTGATATTCTAGCTAACGATGTACTCACCATTTATGATGGTGATTCTACTAATGATCCAATACTCGCAACAATTACTAACACCACTAATGCGCCAACGGCGCCTTTTCAAGCCAGTGATAGAAATTCAAACCCTAGTGGTAGTCTCACGGTACGCTTTAGGTCAAACAGTACTGGCGAGAGCTCAGGCTGGGTAGCCAATAGAACCTGTTTTGATCCTTGTCAAGATATACAGCCGGTAATCACCACAGTGCCAGCGATCGATAGCGATGGTGTACTGCGCATTTGTCAAGGCGATCAGGTAGAATTTACAGGTGATGCAACTTTTAGTAACGATGGTACTGGAGCAACGTATGAGTGGAATCTGGATAATGGTCGTGGTTTTAATACGGGACAAGTACAAAATGAAACTTATACGGAGGTTGGAATCTACCGCACGCAGTTGAGAATAACAGATACTGAAGGTTGTCAAGATCGCGATATAATAGATCTAGTGGTTCAAGTTTCTAATGATCCAGACTTTGCGGGAACAAGAGCGGTCGATGATGAGATATGTCTAGGCGATTCTACCACGCTTACTGGTGTTGTAAATCCTGTAGAATTCAGGATTGATCCAGCGCCGCCAGTCACCGGACAAACGTTTTTACCTGATGGCAATGGAGTGAGTTATGAAACCTGTATAGATGTGGAGATTTTTTCACCGGGTCAAAGGCTTACTGATCCTAGTGATCTAGATGAGGTCTTTATTAATATAGAACATAGCTTTATAGGTGATTTGAGTATCTTATTACGTGCACCCAATGGATCTACGGTCACATTGCTTCCTGTTCCTAACGGCGGTGGTGCTACTTACTTGGGCCAGCCTATTGATGATGATGAAACTAATGAACCAGGTAATGGATTTGAATATAGAATTACAGAAAGAGCAGGAGCTGCACAGACATTGAGAGCGGCTGCGGCAAACTTCCCAAGTTTTAGATCACTACCTAGCGGTGACTATCGTCCTGAAGAACCATTTAGCACCATTCAAGGGACAAATCTTAATGGAGAATGGTGTTTGATAGTTACCGACAATGAAGACCAGGACAATGGCTACATTTTTGAATGGGGCCTTACATTTAATGAAAGCATCATACCCGACGATCTCAACTTTACACCAACTACGGTGCGAGAAGAGTGGCAGACAGATGCTACCATAGAAGCTGTCAATGGCAATGAAATTACCGTGAGACCAGATGTAGTGGGAGCCAAATGTTATACCTATGAGTACGAGGATAACTTTGGTTGTGTTTATACTCAAGAAGTTTGTATTGAAGTAAATGATTTGCCGCAAGCTAGTGACGTTCCAGTCTTCCTTCCAGTTTGTAATGTGCCTGATGAACAAAATCGTGTAGATCTTACCCGTGCTGATGATATAATTCTTGATGGACAGGCTAATAATATATCTGTCAACTACTTCAGGTCACAAAGCGATGCGGATAACGATGTGAATGTAATCAATGATCCAGAGGACTATGCCGTGAATACCAACAACGAGATCATTTTTGCTAGAATAACTGACGCAAGTACCGGATGCTACAGTACCATAAATTTTGAATTAACATATGTTGATCCACCAGTTGCAAGTACACCTGATGAGGTTATTGTTTGCGATGATGGTACTGGTAACGGTTTTTATGAATTGTCAAATAGCGATGCTCAAATTTCTAATGGCCAGACAAACACAAGCGTACGTTATTATGAAACCGAAGAAGATGCTAATCAGGACTTAAATCCTTTGAGCAATGATTTTTCATTAAATCAAGATTTGATTTTATATGCTCGCTTGCAAAATTCTAGTGATTGTTTTGATATCATACCATTAAGCCTTGACTTTACACCCGCGGCAAATTCACAACTTGCCGAGACAGCTGTATTATGCAGAGATAATGATGGTGTGTTGATAAGTGGTCCTGCGTTACTTGACACACAGCTATCAAACGTCACATATAACTTTGAATGGCGCGTAGACGGCGTCGTACTAGTTGGAGAAGATAACAGCTCACTATCGGTCGAGTCACCTGGACGATATGCTGTTCAAATTACGGACATCGCCACTGGATGTCAAACGTTTGATCAGTCTGTTGTGCGTCAAGCTGGACCGCCAGAAACATTTACCGTAGATCTGAGATCACAACCTTTTGATATGAATCAAACCATTGTCGTAGAGGCTACAGGTCCCGATGAATATAGATTCCAGCTGGATGATGGTTTATTTCAAAATTCAGGAACTTTCAACGATGTGAGACCAGGTTTACATACCATCACGATTGCTGAGGTTAATGGCTGTGGATCTGTAAGTACTCAGGTATTTGTTTATGGCTATCCTGATTTCTTCACGCCTAACGCTGACAACTTTAACGATACCTGGAATGTAGTAGGTGGCGATCTATTGCAAGGATCGCAAATATTTATTTTTGATAGGTACGGTAAGTTTCTCAAGGAATTATCTCCAACTGGCCCTGGTTGGGATGGAACTTTCAATGGTGAGCCATTGCCTAGCTCAGATTATTGGTTTAAAATAAAGTATCTTATTGATGGCAGGGCAGGAGAAGCTGGTGGTCACTTTGCATTAAAGAGATAG